A DNA window from Primulina tabacum isolate GXHZ01 chromosome 12, ASM2559414v2, whole genome shotgun sequence contains the following coding sequences:
- the LOC142520356 gene encoding agamous-like MADS-box protein AGL62, translating into MKIKTQQERVKVVERCSWQRWKMKLISMLRSSKRRNGLFKKASEISTRCGAESALVVFSPDGKPFSLAGHRNVKRVISRFLDEDDQNSPPTADELIELENEFIMIANANAELKQVVDQMDVVKNQAKELEQIEKRLGKIKEIKDFNYHQLDELKKEEFDFNNKLEK; encoded by the coding sequence ATGAAGATCAAAACCCAACAAGAAAGGGTAAAGGTCGTCGAAAGGTGCTCATGGCAAAGGTGGAAAATGAAGCTAATCTCCATGTTACGTTCGTCGAAAAGGCGTAATGGATTGTTCAAGAAAGCCAGTGAAATTAGCACTCGTTGTGGTGCTGAAAGCGCCCTAGTCGTCTTCTCTCCCGACGGCAAACCATTTTCCTTGGCCGGGCACCGGAATGTCAAAAGAGTTATCTCCAGGTTTCTTGATGAAGATGATCAAAACTCTCCCCCAACAGCTGATGAATTAATAGAACTCGAGAATGAATTTATCATGattgcaaatgcaaatgcagaATTGAAACAAGTTGTAGATCAGATGGACGTCgtgaaaaatcaggcaaaagaACTAGAGCAGATCGAGAAACGATTGGGTAAAATCAAAGAAATCAAGGACTTTAACTACCATCAGCTCGATGAGTTGAAAAAGGAGGAGTTCGATTTCAACAATAAACTTGAGAAGTAA